A region from the Flavobacterium enshiense genome encodes:
- the purH gene encoding bifunctional phosphoribosylaminoimidazolecarboxamide formyltransferase/IMP cyclohydrolase translates to MNTAKTIQSALISVFDKEGLEPIVKKLHEHNVTIYSTGGTEEFIKSFGIPVVAVEDVTSYPSILGGRVKTLHPKIFGGILNRQDHAGDVAQMEEYQIPQIDLVIVDLYPFEKTVASGASEADIIEKIDIGGISLIRAAAKNFKDTVIVASVNEYALFLDMITKGNGTTSLEERKLLATKAFHVSSHYDGAIFNYFNTDETIYKASIADGQILRYGENPHQKGFFFGEFEKMFNKVHGKELSYNNLLDVDAAVNLMGEFKNDNPTFAILKHNNACGLATRNTMKEAYLEALAGDPTSAFGGVLIANGNIDLATANEINRLFCEVVIAPSYDAEAIAVLEEKKNRIILIQNEVVLPTKQVRTCLNGLLIQDKDNITDNKEHLKVVTVTSPSEQEVADLLFASKICKHTKSNTIVFAKNGQLLASGTGQTSRVDALRHAVEKANSFGFDLNGAVMASDAFFPFPDCVELAKNAGITAVIQPGGSIKDELSINYCNENKVSMVFTGVRHFKH, encoded by the coding sequence ATGAACACTGCAAAAACTATTCAATCAGCGTTAATTTCGGTCTTCGACAAAGAAGGTTTAGAGCCAATCGTAAAAAAATTACACGAGCACAATGTAACGATTTATTCTACCGGCGGAACGGAAGAATTTATTAAAAGCTTCGGCATTCCGGTTGTGGCGGTGGAAGATGTAACTTCTTATCCTTCAATCCTTGGCGGACGAGTTAAAACATTACACCCGAAAATTTTTGGAGGAATCTTGAACCGTCAGGATCATGCAGGTGATGTGGCGCAGATGGAAGAATACCAAATTCCTCAGATTGATTTAGTAATTGTGGACTTATATCCGTTCGAAAAAACGGTAGCATCGGGCGCAAGCGAAGCAGACATCATCGAGAAAATCGATATCGGCGGAATTTCATTAATCCGTGCAGCGGCTAAAAACTTCAAAGACACCGTTATCGTGGCATCTGTGAATGAATACGCTTTATTCCTTGACATGATCACAAAAGGAAACGGAACAACGTCCCTTGAAGAAAGAAAACTTCTGGCTACTAAAGCATTCCATGTTTCTTCTCACTATGACGGAGCTATTTTCAACTACTTTAATACAGACGAAACTATCTATAAAGCAAGTATTGCTGACGGACAAATCTTACGTTACGGAGAAAACCCACATCAAAAGGGATTTTTCTTTGGAGAATTTGAAAAAATGTTCAACAAAGTTCACGGAAAAGAGCTATCTTACAACAATCTATTGGATGTAGATGCAGCTGTAAATTTAATGGGCGAATTCAAAAACGACAACCCTACATTTGCAATCTTAAAACACAACAACGCTTGTGGTTTAGCTACAAGAAACACTATGAAAGAGGCATATTTGGAGGCTCTTGCGGGAGACCCGACTTCAGCTTTCGGAGGTGTTTTGATTGCAAACGGAAATATTGATTTGGCTACAGCCAATGAAATCAACCGGTTGTTCTGTGAAGTAGTAATTGCACCAAGCTATGATGCTGAAGCAATTGCAGTTTTAGAAGAAAAGAAAAACAGAATCATTTTGATTCAAAACGAAGTAGTATTACCTACAAAACAAGTGAGAACTTGTCTTAACGGTTTGTTAATTCAGGATAAAGACAACATCACAGACAATAAAGAGCATTTGAAAGTCGTTACAGTAACATCGCCTTCAGAACAAGAAGTGGCTGATTTACTTTTCGCTTCTAAAATCTGTAAGCACACGAAGTCCAACACTATCGTTTTTGCTAAAAACGGTCAGTTATTGGCTTCTGGAACAGGACAGACTTCAAGAGTAGATGCTTTGCGTCATGCTGTTGAAAAAGCAAACTCATTCGGATTTGATCTGAATGGTGCCGTGATGGCAAGCGATGCGTTCTTCCCGTTCCCAGATTGTGTGGAATTGGCAAAAAATGCGGGGATTACTGCGGTTATCCAACCAGGTGGTTCCATAAAAGACGAATTGAGTATCAACTATTGCAACGAGAACAAAGTTTCAATGGTATTTACAGGAGTTCGCCATTTTAAACATTAA
- a CDS encoding ABC transporter permease, whose amino-acid sequence MSHHNNAVLYARLLKESLSFALNALRNNKLRTLLSLLGVTIGIFSIIAVLTAVDSMDRKIKSDLSGLDKNTIYLFKYSFGPTDVPDWKVGQFPNVSYDEYLYLRRSMSNLDKSCFAYFTKRENIKFEKQTASDIEIVPSTNEIEIIDDVKVGEGRFFSEAESNAGLGVIVLGSEVATTLFGDMNPIGKSVRLYGQRYNVVGILKKQGESIFGSNDTRAYIPSNNFRRIFGDNNDALTPVIELKPEKGTDIEEFKGELTYKLRNFRGLKTSEPDNFFINILSGFTEMIDNIVGQMNMVGWIISGFSLLVGGFGIANIMFVSVKERTNLIGIQKALGAKNRFIMFQFLFEAIILSVIGGIVGMLLVWGIAVGMSKMLDFEFVLGFWNIFIGTSLAAFIGLVSGIVPAIAASKLDPVEAIRSGM is encoded by the coding sequence ATGAGTCATCACAACAATGCTGTTCTTTACGCCCGTCTTTTAAAAGAAAGTTTGAGTTTTGCACTTAACGCGCTTCGAAACAATAAGTTACGGACACTGCTTTCGTTGTTAGGGGTGACCATTGGGATTTTTTCCATTATCGCGGTACTGACCGCTGTTGACTCCATGGACCGAAAAATCAAAAGCGATTTGAGCGGACTGGACAAAAACACTATTTATCTATTCAAATATTCATTCGGACCAACCGATGTGCCGGATTGGAAAGTAGGGCAGTTCCCCAATGTTTCCTATGACGAATATTTATATTTAAGACGTTCGATGTCCAATTTGGATAAGAGTTGTTTCGCGTATTTCACCAAAAGGGAAAACATTAAATTCGAAAAACAAACCGCCAGCGATATTGAAATTGTTCCGTCAACAAACGAAATAGAAATTATCGATGATGTAAAAGTGGGTGAGGGAAGATTCTTCTCGGAAGCTGAATCCAATGCTGGCTTGGGTGTAATTGTCTTGGGTAGTGAAGTGGCGACAACGCTTTTTGGCGATATGAATCCTATCGGTAAATCGGTTCGTTTGTACGGCCAACGCTATAATGTAGTCGGGATTTTGAAAAAGCAAGGAGAATCCATTTTTGGAAGCAATGATACCAGAGCTTATATTCCGAGTAATAACTTCCGAAGAATTTTTGGCGACAATAACGACGCCTTAACTCCGGTTATCGAATTAAAACCGGAGAAAGGAACCGATATCGAAGAGTTTAAAGGAGAGTTAACTTATAAACTACGCAATTTCAGAGGCTTGAAAACCAGTGAGCCGGATAATTTCTTTATTAATATTCTTTCCGGATTTACAGAAATGATTGACAATATTGTCGGGCAAATGAATATGGTGGGTTGGATTATCAGTGGGTTCTCGTTATTGGTTGGTGGCTTCGGAATTGCAAACATCATGTTCGTTTCGGTGAAAGAACGTACCAATCTTATCGGAATCCAAAAAGCATTAGGTGCCAAAAACAGGTTTATCATGTTTCAGTTCTTGTTTGAGGCGATTATTCTGTCAGTAATTGGGGGGATCGTTGGAATGTTATTGGTTTGGGGTATAGCTGTAGGAATGTCCAAAATGCTGGATTTTGAATTTGTACTCGGTTTCTGGAATATATTTATCGGAACTTCCCTGGCGGCTTTTATCGGATTGGTTTCCGGAATCGTGCCTGCTATCGCGGCTTCTAAATTAGATCCGGTAGAGGCCATCCGAAGCGGGATGTAG
- the accD gene encoding acetyl-CoA carboxylase, carboxyltransferase subunit beta, with translation MAWFKRTEKGIQTATEDKKDVPKGLWYKSPTGKIVDADELARNLWVSPEDGFHVRIGSKEYFEILFDNNEFKELDANMTSKDTLGFIDSKKYSERLKDAMDKTKLKDAVRTGVGKSKGKDLVVCCMDFAFIGGSMGAVVGEKIARGIDYSIKNKIPFLMISKSGGARMMEAAYSLMQLAKTSAKLAQLADAKIPYISLCTDPTTGGTTASYAMLGDINIAEPGALIGFAGPRVVKDTTGKDLPEGFQTSEFVLEHGFLDFITPRKELKDKLNLFIDLIQNQPIR, from the coding sequence ATGGCCTGGTTTAAAAGAACAGAAAAAGGGATACAAACCGCAACAGAAGATAAAAAAGATGTTCCTAAAGGACTTTGGTATAAATCGCCAACAGGAAAAATCGTTGATGCAGATGAATTAGCCAGAAATCTTTGGGTAAGTCCGGAAGACGGATTCCACGTTCGTATCGGAAGTAAAGAATATTTCGAAATCTTGTTTGACAACAACGAATTCAAAGAGTTGGATGCTAACATGACTTCTAAAGACACTTTAGGCTTCATTGATTCAAAGAAATACAGCGAGCGTTTGAAAGACGCGATGGACAAAACCAAACTGAAAGACGCGGTTCGTACAGGAGTTGGCAAATCAAAAGGAAAAGACCTTGTAGTTTGCTGCATGGATTTTGCTTTCATTGGAGGTTCTATGGGAGCTGTTGTAGGAGAGAAAATCGCTCGTGGAATTGATTACTCTATCAAAAATAAAATCCCATTCCTTATGATTTCAAAATCAGGAGGGGCACGTATGATGGAAGCCGCTTACTCACTAATGCAGTTAGCAAAAACATCTGCAAAATTGGCTCAGTTAGCTGATGCAAAAATCCCATACATTTCATTGTGTACTGATCCTACTACTGGAGGGACGACTGCATCGTATGCAATGTTAGGGGATATCAACATCGCTGAACCAGGAGCTTTAATCGGATTTGCCGGACCACGTGTGGTAAAAGACACCACCGGAAAAGATTTACCGGAAGGTTTCCAAACTTCTGAATTCGTATTAGAGCATGGTTTCCTAGATTTCATCACCCCAAGAAAAGAATTGAAAGACAAGTTGAATTTGTTCATCGACCTGATTCAAAATCAACCGATCCGATAA
- the fbaA gene encoding class II fructose-bisphosphate aldolase: MAHNIKPGVATGDQVQEIFNYAKEKGFALPAVNVTGSSTVNGVMETAAKLNAPVIIQFSNGGCLFNAGKGLSNENEKAAILGGIAGAKHIHTLAEAYGATVILHTDHCAKKLLPWIDGLLDASEKHFAETGKPLYSSHMIDLSEEPITENIELCKEYLKRMSKMGMTLEIELGITGGEEDGVDNTHVDSSKLYTQPEEVAYAYEELMKISPRFTIAAAFGNVHGVYKPGNVVLTPKILKNSQEFVQQKFNTGNNPVDFVFHGGSGSSLEEIREAISYGVIKMNIDTDLQFAFTEGVRDYITDKIDYLKTQIGSPEGPDSPNKKHYDPRKWMRDGEMTFNKRLEQAFADLNNVNTL, encoded by the coding sequence ATGGCTCACAATATTAAGCCCGGAGTAGCTACCGGAGATCAGGTTCAGGAAATCTTTAATTATGCAAAGGAAAAAGGATTTGCTTTGCCGGCTGTTAACGTTACCGGTTCCAGTACTGTAAATGGTGTTATGGAAACAGCAGCGAAGTTAAATGCTCCTGTAATCATTCAATTTTCAAATGGAGGTTGTCTTTTCAATGCTGGAAAAGGCCTGTCGAACGAAAATGAAAAAGCGGCTATTTTAGGAGGAATTGCTGGTGCTAAACACATCCATACATTAGCTGAAGCTTATGGAGCTACTGTAATTCTTCACACAGACCATTGCGCTAAAAAATTATTACCTTGGATTGACGGTTTATTGGATGCTAGTGAGAAACACTTCGCAGAAACCGGAAAACCTTTATACAGTTCACACATGATTGACTTGTCTGAGGAGCCAATCACAGAAAACATCGAGCTTTGCAAAGAATACCTGAAGCGTATGAGTAAAATGGGTATGACTTTGGAAATCGAATTAGGAATTACTGGTGGTGAAGAAGACGGTGTTGACAACACTCACGTAGACAGTTCTAAATTATATACTCAACCGGAAGAAGTAGCTTATGCTTATGAGGAATTGATGAAAATCAGTCCGCGTTTCACTATCGCAGCGGCTTTCGGAAACGTACACGGTGTATACAAACCGGGGAACGTGGTACTGACTCCGAAAATCCTTAAAAACTCTCAGGAATTCGTACAACAAAAATTCAACACTGGAAACAACCCGGTTGATTTTGTATTCCACGGAGGTTCAGGTTCTTCTTTGGAAGAAATCAGAGAAGCAATCTCTTATGGAGTAATCAAAATGAATATCGATACCGATTTACAATTTGCCTTCACAGAAGGAGTTCGTGATTATATCACTGATAAAATCGACTATTTGAAAACACAAATCGGAAGCCCAGAGGGACCAGATTCTCCAAATAAAAAACACTACGACCCAAGAAAATGGATGCGTGATGGAGAAATGACATTCAACAAACGATTAGAGCAGGCTTTCGCCGATTTAAATAACGTTAATACACTTTAA
- a CDS encoding BamA/TamA family outer membrane protein has translation MKKNFPKIALLFVLGAIIYSCSLVKRVPEGKLLLTKSNIVVNDKKTNEEIVVNQQQQKPNSSLLGFPLRLHMYNLAKKNADSSYHVWLERKPSRHKTLAAILSEKQVDRLGQSFLVSGLSNFLKKSGEAPVIIDDKKAQKTTNRFLNYYINKGYFKTKVDYKIDTLKKNKRGQIKYHIATGQPYKVDSISAVVESPDLDSLYQKIKSTSLIKTGKQYDANDFIVERKRISTYFRDNGAYKFQETNISYNVDTIKTGYKANVEVIVENQTIKTGDSLIKIPFKLYKISEVNVFTDTHVGKDKLKVADSVTYKDINLYSSDKLAYRPKAITDAIFITKGSVFSDTKRTLTSRSLNNLRIFNYPSIEFIEDPKDSTGTSLITNIVLSPRKKYSWIPALDFMHSNIQDFGISGNMTLTWRNIFRGAEILDISTRGSIGSSKDMANPKGVFFNISEYGADVKLTIPRILAPIKTEKIIPRSMFPSTVATIGFSRQRNIGLDKENFSGIATYNWFPKRTNTARLDLLNIQFVRNLNPQNYFNVYESSYETLNDYAQVYNTNPDNVDPNGDLTIEDGGADNFINDVLTGQTVLSPEDEAYQDIRSIDERQNRLTENNLIFATNFTYTKSSKTDLLDNSFNIFKTKIESAGAFLNLASNIGPEKLGPNGKKTFLDVEFSQYVKTEFDFIKHWDLGRRAVYAMRGFFGIAIPYGNADNVPFSRSYYGGGSNDNRAWESYGLGPGTSGGINDFNEANMKLAFSAEYRFNLFGKWNAALFADAGNIWNIWDNVEDKRYTFNGWESLKDVALGTGLGIRYDFNFFIGRLDLGFKTYNPAKPQSERWFKDVRFDKSVVNIGINYPF, from the coding sequence TTGAAAAAGAATTTTCCAAAAATAGCACTATTATTTGTATTAGGTGCAATTATATACTCTTGTTCCCTTGTTAAAAGGGTCCCGGAAGGCAAGCTCCTTTTAACCAAGAGCAATATTGTGGTCAATGACAAAAAAACAAACGAAGAAATTGTAGTCAACCAGCAACAGCAAAAGCCTAACAGTTCTTTATTGGGATTCCCGCTGCGTTTGCACATGTACAATCTGGCTAAAAAAAATGCAGATTCTTCTTATCATGTTTGGCTGGAAAGAAAACCAAGTCGTCACAAAACCCTGGCAGCTATACTCTCTGAAAAACAAGTTGATCGTCTTGGCCAATCATTTTTGGTTTCCGGTTTAAGCAACTTCCTTAAAAAAAGCGGAGAAGCTCCAGTAATAATAGACGATAAAAAAGCACAAAAAACCACTAATCGGTTTCTAAATTATTATATCAACAAAGGCTATTTCAAAACCAAAGTCGATTATAAAATTGACACTTTAAAAAAGAATAAACGCGGACAAATAAAATATCATATTGCAACGGGACAACCTTATAAAGTTGACAGTATTTCTGCTGTGGTTGAAAGTCCTGATCTCGATTCTCTGTATCAAAAAATAAAAAGTACATCCCTGATCAAAACGGGAAAACAATATGACGCTAATGATTTTATAGTCGAAAGAAAGCGAATTTCGACTTATTTCAGAGACAATGGCGCTTATAAATTTCAGGAGACAAACATCTCTTACAACGTTGACACTATTAAAACAGGGTATAAAGCCAATGTAGAAGTTATTGTTGAAAACCAGACAATCAAAACTGGAGATTCGCTAATAAAAATTCCCTTTAAACTGTACAAAATAAGCGAAGTAAATGTATTTACCGATACCCATGTGGGTAAAGACAAATTGAAAGTCGCTGACAGCGTTACCTATAAAGACATAAACCTATACAGTTCCGATAAATTAGCTTATCGCCCCAAAGCCATCACTGATGCAATATTCATCACCAAAGGAAGCGTGTTCAGCGACACAAAAAGAACATTGACATCCCGTTCGCTAAATAACCTGCGCATATTCAATTATCCTTCAATCGAATTTATAGAAGATCCAAAAGATTCTACCGGGACTTCACTAATAACCAACATTGTCCTGAGTCCGAGAAAAAAATACAGTTGGATTCCCGCCCTGGATTTCATGCATTCCAACATCCAGGATTTCGGAATCTCTGGTAATATGACACTGACCTGGCGAAATATTTTCAGGGGAGCCGAAATTTTGGACATCTCCACACGAGGAAGCATCGGCTCTTCAAAAGACATGGCCAACCCAAAAGGCGTATTTTTTAATATCTCCGAATATGGTGCCGATGTAAAACTGACTATCCCAAGGATTTTGGCACCAATAAAAACCGAAAAAATAATACCGAGATCCATGTTTCCATCTACAGTAGCGACTATTGGTTTTTCCCGACAAAGAAACATCGGTTTGGACAAAGAGAATTTCTCGGGAATAGCAACATACAACTGGTTTCCCAAAAGAACAAATACGGCCCGACTTGACCTGCTCAACATCCAGTTTGTAAGAAACCTGAACCCGCAAAATTACTTTAACGTTTATGAATCTTCCTATGAAACTCTGAATGATTATGCGCAGGTCTATAACACTAATCCGGATAACGTAGATCCAAACGGCGACCTTACTATCGAAGATGGTGGAGCGGATAATTTCATCAACGATGTTTTGACAGGACAAACTGTTTTGTCTCCAGAAGACGAAGCATACCAAGACATCCGAAGCATCGATGAAAGACAAAACCGATTAACGGAGAACAACTTAATATTTGCCACCAATTTCACCTATACAAAATCGTCAAAAACCGATCTTTTGGACAATTCGTTCAACATTTTCAAAACAAAAATTGAATCTGCCGGAGCCTTTTTGAATTTGGCATCCAATATCGGCCCGGAAAAACTAGGCCCAAATGGTAAAAAGACCTTTTTGGATGTAGAGTTCTCACAATACGTAAAAACCGAATTCGATTTTATAAAACATTGGGACTTGGGAAGAAGAGCCGTTTACGCCATGAGAGGTTTCTTCGGAATTGCCATCCCTTACGGAAATGCCGACAACGTTCCGTTTTCACGAAGTTACTACGGAGGAGGATCCAACGACAACAGAGCGTGGGAATCATATGGCTTGGGTCCGGGTACCAGTGGTGGTATCAACGACTTTAATGAAGCAAACATGAAATTGGCCTTCAGTGCCGAATACCGTTTTAATCTTTTCGGAAAATGGAATGCCGCTTTATTTGCCGATGCAGGGAACATCTGGAACATCTGGGACAACGTAGAAGACAAACGATACACCTTTAACGGATGGGAATCTTTAAAAGACGTTGCTTTGGGGACCGGACTGGGAATCCGATATGATTTCAACTTCTTCATCGGCCGTTTGGATTTAGGATTTAAGACCTACAATCCTGCTAAACCACAAAGCGAACGTTGGTTTAAAGACGTGCGTTTTGACAAGTCGGTTGTAAATATTGGAATTAATTATCCGTTCTAA
- a CDS encoding TrmH family RNA methyltransferase, translating to MLSKNQIKLITSLQQKKYRKQHQLFFAEGVKVIQELLNSNFELEHIFSTTELFHDIPKNKFSIISELELKKISVLTTPNTCLALFKIPEELPITDKGLVVALDDIRDPGNLGTIVRLCDWFGVKQIVCSAETADIYNPKVVQATMGSLTRVNVVYTNLETFLTETKFPVFGTYMDGDSIYETKLPGEGILVMGNEANGISPAIEKLTGNRISIPRFGDLQQTESLNVATATAIILSEFKRLS from the coding sequence ATGCTTAGTAAAAACCAAATAAAGCTAATAACAAGTTTACAGCAAAAAAAATACCGAAAACAGCATCAGTTGTTTTTTGCTGAGGGAGTAAAGGTAATACAGGAATTGTTGAATTCCAATTTTGAGCTGGAGCATATTTTTAGCACAACTGAGCTTTTTCATGACATTCCGAAAAACAAATTTTCGATAATTTCTGAATTGGAATTAAAAAAAATATCGGTGCTGACTACACCTAATACCTGTCTGGCGTTATTTAAGATCCCTGAAGAACTGCCTATTACAGATAAAGGTTTGGTAGTGGCTCTTGATGATATCCGTGATCCCGGAAATTTGGGAACCATCGTGCGTTTATGTGATTGGTTTGGAGTGAAACAAATTGTGTGTTCGGCTGAAACGGCAGATATTTACAACCCGAAAGTTGTTCAGGCTACTATGGGCTCTTTAACGCGTGTTAATGTTGTTTATACTAACCTTGAAACATTTTTGACTGAAACTAAATTCCCTGTTTTTGGGACTTATATGGATGGGGATTCGATTTATGAAACGAAACTTCCCGGTGAAGGAATTCTTGTTATGGGTAATGAGGCTAATGGGATTTCTCCGGCGATAGAAAAATTAACTGGGAACAGGATTTCCATACCACGTTTTGGCGACTTGCAGCAAACCGAAAGTCTGAATGTAGCAACCGCTACGGCAATTATTCTGAGCGAGTTTAAACGACTTAGTTAA
- a CDS encoding porin family protein has translation MKKLFVLLILIVSGKSFAQKGIGMFGKNPIINLENFDKQRVHWGYYLGFNSYDFKFDYIEPDKDIEVQSTTGFNVGLIGNLRLMEYLDLRFEPGLSYTQRNLTYPNIEDSFDRLREVKSTYINFPLLLKFSSKRIGNFRPYLIGGFSKSMNLGSNSESKDDNYNDKFRMEKMTSNYELGFGIDLYFEYFKFSPSIRGVFGLDDELIRDNNPDSPWTGNVESMKTRGIFINFAFH, from the coding sequence ATGAAAAAATTATTTGTTTTACTTATACTTATTGTTTCTGGAAAAAGTTTTGCCCAGAAAGGGATAGGTATGTTTGGTAAAAACCCCATCATCAATCTTGAAAATTTCGACAAGCAACGTGTTCACTGGGGGTATTATTTAGGATTCAATTCATATGATTTCAAATTTGATTATATAGAACCAGACAAAGACATAGAAGTGCAATCCACAACAGGCTTCAATGTAGGCTTGATCGGAAACCTTCGCCTTATGGAGTACCTGGATTTGCGGTTCGAACCGGGCCTATCTTATACACAGCGTAATTTGACCTATCCTAACATTGAAGATTCTTTTGACAGACTAAGGGAGGTTAAATCAACCTACATCAATTTCCCACTATTATTAAAATTCTCGTCCAAAAGAATTGGAAACTTCCGCCCCTACCTTATTGGTGGTTTTTCAAAATCGATGAATTTAGGAAGTAACTCCGAATCCAAAGACGACAATTACAACGATAAATTCAGAATGGAAAAAATGACTTCCAATTACGAACTCGGATTTGGTATCGATCTCTATTTCGAATACTTCAAATTTTCACCTTCCATCAGAGGGGTTTTTGGTCTTGACGACGAACTTATCCGCGACAATAATCCGGATAGCCCATGGACCGGAAATGTTGAATCGATGAAAACCAGAGGTATTTTCATCAATTTTGCTTTCCACTAA
- the ubiE gene encoding bifunctional demethylmenaquinone methyltransferase/2-methoxy-6-polyprenyl-1,4-benzoquinol methylase UbiE: MNDNITPYKTSNLGKKEQVTKMFDTISGNYDSLNRVISFGIDVKWRKNVLKLITEKNPNNILDIATGTGDLAILMANTNAEKIIGLDISAGMLEIGKQKVAQKQLNDKIEMVLGDSEKIPFEDNYFDAITVAFGVRNFEDLELGLSEILRVLKPNGRFVILETSVPTKFPFKQGYNFYTKNILPLIGRLFSKDKVAYSYLSESASHFPYGEALNNILRKVGFIDVKDMPQTFGVATIYSASKK; this comes from the coding sequence ATGAACGACAACATCACTCCATACAAGACATCCAATCTAGGTAAAAAAGAACAGGTTACTAAAATGTTTGATACTATTTCAGGCAATTATGACAGCCTTAACCGGGTAATTTCTTTTGGGATTGATGTTAAGTGGAGAAAGAATGTTTTAAAGCTTATTACTGAAAAAAATCCGAATAATATTCTGGATATTGCAACCGGAACCGGAGACTTAGCAATCCTTATGGCCAATACCAATGCCGAAAAGATAATCGGTCTGGATATTTCCGCCGGAATGCTGGAAATCGGAAAGCAAAAAGTAGCCCAAAAACAGCTGAATGACAAAATCGAAATGGTTTTGGGTGATTCCGAGAAAATCCCTTTCGAAGACAATTATTTTGACGCTATAACTGTAGCTTTTGGTGTTCGTAATTTTGAAGATTTAGAATTAGGACTGTCCGAAATACTTCGCGTACTGAAACCAAACGGCCGTTTTGTAATTCTCGAAACATCTGTACCTACTAAATTCCCTTTCAAACAAGGATATAATTTCTATACCAAAAACATACTTCCGCTTATCGGCAGACTGTTTTCAAAAGACAAAGTAGCCTATTCTTACTTGTCTGAATCGGCATCACATTTCCCTTATGGAGAAGCCTTGAACAATATTTTGCGAAAAGTTGGGTTTATAGATGTTAAAGACATGCCTCAAACTTTTGGAGTAGCAACCATTTATTCGGCTTCAAAAAAATAA